ACGATGAGACAGTTTGCTGGCTTCGGGACCCCCGAAGACACAAATGAAAGATATCATTACTTATTGAAAAGAGGACAAACCGGACTTTCAGTTGCGTACGATCTTCCGACACTTATGGGCTGGGATGCTGATTCACCATTGAGCGAAGGTGAAGTTGGAATTTGCGGTGTTGCAGTTTCTTCAATCAAAGATATGGAAATACTATTTGATAAAATTCCTCTCGATAAAGTATCAACTTCAATGACTATCAATTCACCTGCAGCTATGATATTTGCGATGTATCTTGCAGTTGCTCGTGACAGAGGAATCGATTTTAAGGAGCTTCGCGGAACACTTCAGAATGACATTTTAAAAGAATACATCGCACAGAAAGAATATATTTATCCACCAAGACCTTCGATGAGAATAATTACTGATATGATCGAATACTGTACTAACGAAGTTCCGCAATGGAATCCGGTTTCGGTAAGCGGTTATCATATCAGGGAAGCAGGTTCAACTGCTGCTCAAGAATTAGCTTACACACTCGCCGATGGATTTGCTTATATCGAAGCATGCATTGAAAGAGGACTTGATGTCGATGCATTTGCTCCGAGAATTTCTTTTTTCTTCAACTCACATCTTGATTTTTTTGAAGAGATAGCAAAGTACAGAGCCGCACGAAAAATATTTGCAAAAAGAATGAAAGAGAGATACGGTGCAAAGAATCCTCGTTCGTGGTGGATGAGATTTCATACACAGACAGCAGGATGCACTTTAACAGCACAGCAACCCGAAAATAATATTGTAAGAACAGCTTTCCAGGCTTTAGCCGGCGTGCTCGGAGGAACACAATCACTTCATACAAATTCAATGGATGAGACTCTTGCTCTTCCGAGTGAAAAAGCAGTACGTATTGCGTTAAGAACCCAGCAAATCATTGCTTATGAAACAGGAGTAATTAACACTGTCGATCCTCTCGGCGGAAGTTATTACGTTGAAGCATTGACAGACAAAATGGAAAGAGAAGCAAACAAAATCTTTGACCAGATT
This region of bacterium genomic DNA includes:
- a CDS encoding methylmalonyl-CoA mutase family protein, whose protein sequence is MLDKKYLEKRTEYDEKVKTMKTTGMKFTSVSGEKIEPLYGPDDVENINYLNDIGFPGEYPYTRGIHPNGYRGKIWTMRQFAGFGTPEDTNERYHYLLKRGQTGLSVAYDLPTLMGWDADSPLSEGEVGICGVAVSSIKDMEILFDKIPLDKVSTSMTINSPAAMIFAMYLAVARDRGIDFKELRGTLQNDILKEYIAQKEYIYPPRPSMRIITDMIEYCTNEVPQWNPVSVSGYHIREAGSTAAQELAYTLADGFAYIEACIERGLDVDAFAPRISFFFNSHLDFFEEIAKYRAARKIFAKRMKERYGAKNPRSWWMRFHTQTAGCTLTAQQPENNIVRTAFQALAGVLGGTQSLHTNSMDETLALPSEKAVRIALRTQQIIAYETGVINTVDPLGGSYYVEALTDKMEREANKIFDQIDAIGGVIPAIESGYFQKEIADAAYRYQQEVEKKEKFIVGVNEFVEENEKIEIPILTISPEVEIAQKKRLADLKQSRNQQEVENSLSEILAAAENGNNLMPIFVKAAHNKVTLGEMVGELKKVFGTYEEVVVF